A window of Mucilaginibacter paludis DSM 18603 contains these coding sequences:
- a CDS encoding UbiD family decarboxylase — protein sequence MGYPSLQACITDLEKNGQLIRIKEEVDPYLEMAAIHLRVYDHGGPAILFENIKGCKFPAVSNLFGTLDRSKFLFRDTLDKIKILVEMKGDPMKAIKHPFQFLNVASSALSALPMKTGKNVPINFGRTQISELPQVVNWPMDGGPFITMPQVYTEDIDKPGIMNSNLGMYRIQLGGNEYIPNKEIGLHYQLHRGIGIHQTKANAKGQPLKVSIFIGGPPAHPLAAVMPLPEGLSELPFAGALGNRRFRYFYDEEGFCISADADFVITGTIMPHENKPEGPFGDHLGYYSLQHPFPLMRVSKVYHRKNPIWSFTVVGRPPQEDTSFGALIHEISGKAIPKEIPGLHEINAVDAAGVHPLLFAIGSERYTPYLNGGKPQEILTIANHILGSNQLSLAKYLFICSLADDPSLHVHDVPKFLKHILERVDLTRDLHFYTKTTIDTLDYSGSDLNSGSKVAITVAGDRKRELWTEIPPSLSLPRPFNNFKLVLPGILVVEAPAYIGETETLNQIDILNSHLKDLKLDGLPLMILCDDAAFTAKTVNNFVWVTFTRSNPSHDIYGINSFTQHKHWGCNGPLIIDARIKPHHAPPLIEDAATERKVDSLGVKGGPLYGII from the coding sequence ATGGGATATCCAAGTTTACAAGCCTGCATTACCGATCTTGAAAAAAACGGTCAATTAATACGTATCAAAGAAGAAGTTGACCCATACCTGGAGATGGCTGCTATCCATTTAAGGGTTTATGACCATGGCGGACCGGCCATTTTGTTCGAGAACATTAAAGGCTGTAAATTCCCCGCTGTGTCCAACTTGTTTGGCACCCTTGACCGGTCCAAATTTTTATTCAGAGATACCCTGGATAAAATTAAAATACTGGTTGAAATGAAAGGCGACCCGATGAAAGCGATTAAGCACCCCTTTCAATTTCTAAATGTAGCTTCGTCTGCCCTATCGGCCTTGCCGATGAAAACCGGAAAAAATGTGCCCATAAACTTTGGCCGCACACAAATTAGCGAATTACCCCAGGTAGTCAACTGGCCTATGGACGGCGGGCCATTTATCACCATGCCACAGGTTTATACCGAAGATATTGATAAGCCCGGTATCATGAACTCAAACCTGGGTATGTATCGTATACAACTTGGCGGAAATGAGTATATACCAAACAAAGAGATCGGCCTTCATTACCAATTGCACCGTGGGATAGGGATACATCAAACTAAGGCGAACGCTAAAGGGCAGCCGCTTAAGGTGAGCATCTTTATAGGCGGCCCACCGGCACATCCGTTGGCAGCCGTGATGCCTTTACCAGAGGGCCTATCTGAACTGCCTTTTGCGGGAGCACTGGGCAACCGCCGTTTCAGGTATTTTTATGATGAGGAAGGTTTTTGCATTTCGGCGGATGCTGATTTTGTAATTACAGGTACCATTATGCCGCACGAAAATAAACCAGAAGGCCCTTTTGGCGACCACCTGGGGTATTATAGCCTGCAACATCCCTTCCCGTTGATGAGGGTGAGTAAGGTTTACCACCGCAAAAACCCTATTTGGTCGTTCACTGTGGTAGGCAGACCGCCCCAGGAAGATACGAGCTTTGGCGCGCTCATCCACGAGATCAGCGGGAAAGCTATCCCTAAAGAAATACCCGGCCTCCACGAAATTAACGCAGTTGATGCCGCAGGCGTGCATCCCTTATTATTTGCCATTGGCAGTGAACGTTACACCCCGTATTTAAATGGCGGCAAACCGCAGGAAATACTCACCATAGCCAATCATATCCTGGGGAGTAACCAGCTCAGTTTGGCCAAATACCTATTTATCTGTTCGCTGGCGGATGATCCCTCGCTTCATGTACATGATGTTCCGAAATTTTTAAAACATATCCTTGAGCGTGTAGACCTCACCCGCGACCTGCATTTTTATACCAAAACTACCATTGACACGCTTGATTACAGCGGTAGCGATTTAAACTCAGGCAGTAAGGTGGCAATAACCGTTGCCGGCGACCGGAAAAGGGAATTATGGACCGAAATACCGCCTTCACTAAGCCTGCCCCGGCCCTTCAATAATTTTAAATTGGTTTTGCCGGGTATATTGGTGGTAGAAGCACCGGCCTACATCGGCGAAACAGAAACCCTAAACCAGATAGACATTTTAAATAGCCATTTAAAGGATCTAAAACTCGATGGCTTACCCTTGATGATTTTATGCGACGATGCTGCCTTTACAGCTAAAACCGTTAATAATTTTGTATGGGTAACTTTTACCCGCAGTAATCCGTCGCATGATATTTAC